From one Streptomyces sp. NBC_01478 genomic stretch:
- the msrA gene encoding peptide-methionine (S)-S-oxide reductase MsrA yields the protein MAAQTQRAVLAGGCFWGMEELVRRLPGVTATRVGYTGGDVPNATYRNHGTHAEAIEILFDPEQTDYRALLEFFFQIHDPSTKNRQGNDIGLSYRSAIYYVDDEQKRVAEDTIADVDASGLWPGKVVTEVEPVGPFWEAEPEHQDYLQRYPDGYTCHFPRPGWKLPARAEG from the coding sequence ATGGCTGCGCAGACGCAGAGGGCCGTGCTGGCGGGCGGATGCTTCTGGGGGATGGAGGAGCTGGTCCGCCGGCTCCCGGGCGTGACGGCGACCCGGGTCGGCTACACCGGCGGAGACGTGCCGAACGCGACGTACCGGAACCACGGGACGCACGCGGAGGCCATCGAGATCCTCTTCGACCCGGAGCAGACCGACTACCGCGCGCTCCTGGAGTTCTTCTTCCAGATCCACGACCCGAGCACCAAGAACCGCCAGGGCAACGACATCGGCCTCAGCTACCGCTCGGCGATCTACTACGTCGACGACGAGCAGAAGCGCGTCGCCGAGGACACGATCGCGGACGTGGACGCGTCGGGCTTGTGGCCGGGCAAGGTCGTCACCGAGGTGGAGCCGGTGGGCCCCTTCTGGGAGGCCGAGCCGGAGCACCAGGACTACCTCCAGCGTTACCCGGACGGGTACACCTGCCACTTCCCCCGCCCGGGCTGGAAGCTGCCGGCTCGCGCGGAGGGCTGA